Proteins from a genomic interval of Phaseolus vulgaris cultivar G19833 unplaced genomic scaffold, P. vulgaris v2.0 scaffold_15, whole genome shotgun sequence:
- the LOC137817003 gene encoding large ribosomal subunit protein uL29-like has translation MARIKVYELRSKTKAELLSQLKDLKAELALLRVAKVTGGAPNKLSKIKVVRLSIAQVLTVISQKQKSALREAYKNKKYLPLDLRPKKTRAIRRRLTKHQASLKTEREKKNELYFPMRKYAIKV, from the exons ATGG CGAGAATCAAGGTTTACGAGCTGAGGAGCAAAACGAAAGCAGAGCTTCTGAGCCAATTGAAGGATCTCAAAGCAGAACTCGCTCTCCTCCGCGTCGCTAAGGTCACCGGCGGAGCCCCAAACAAGCTTTCCAAAAT CAAAGTGGTTCGGCTTTCGATAGCGCAGGTGCTGACGGTGATTTCCCAGAAGCAAAAATCAGCTTTGAGGGAGGCTTACAAGAACAAGAAGTACCTTCCTTTGGATCTGCGTCCCAAGAAGACCAGGGCCATCAGAAGGCGCTTAACAAAACATCAG GCTTCATTGAAGACAGAGCGTGAGAAGAAGAATGAATTGTATTTTCCAATGCGAAAGTATGCCATTAAGGTGTAA
- the LOC137817047 gene encoding 11S globulin seed storage protein Ana o 2.0101-like has translation MEIDLSPKLAKEVYGGNGGSYHAWSPSELPMLRQGNIAAAKLSLHKNGFALPRYSDSSKVAYVLQGSGVAGIVLPESEEKVVAIKKGDALALPFGVVTWWYNKEETELVVLFLGDTSKAHKAGEFTDFFLTGSNGIFTGFSTEFVARAWDLEESDVKTLVGKQSGKGIVQLEGNITLPEPKPEHRNGMALNCEEAPLDVDIKGGGRVVVLNTKNLPLVGDVGLGADLVRLDGRAMCSPGFSCDSALQVTYIVRGSGRVQVVGVDGQRVLETTIKAGNLFIVPRFFVVSKIADPEGMEWFSIITTPNPIFTHMAGSSSVWKALSSSVLQAAFNVDSVVEQLFRSKRTSDAVFFPPPN, from the exons ATGGAGATTGATCTGTCTCCCAAGTTGGCGAAGGAAGTTTATGGAGGCAATGGTGGGTCCTACCACGCCTGGTCCCCCTCTGAGCTTCCCATGCTTCGTCAAGGTAACATTGCCGCCGCCAAACTCTCTCTGCACAAAAACGGTTTCGCCCTTCCTCGATATTCTGACTCTTCCAAAGTCGCTTATGTTCTTCAAG GAAGTGGAGTGGCTGGAATAGTGCTGCCTGAATCAGAAGAGAAGGTTGTTGCAATCAAGAAGGGGGATGCCCTGGCACTCCCCTTTGGTGTTGTGACATGGTGGTATAACAAGGAAGAAACTGAGTTGGTTGTTCTGTTCCTTGGGGACACTTCCAAGGCTCACAAGGCTGGTGAATTCACTGACTTTTTTCTGACTGGTTCCAATGGAATCTTCACCGGTTTTTCCACTGAGTTTGTGGCCAGGGCTTGGGACTTGGAAGAGAGTGATGTCAAGACCCTTGTTGGAAAACAATCAGGCAAAGGGATTGTGCAGTTGGAAGGGAACATCACACTGCCTGAGCCTAAACCGGAGCACCGGAATGGCATGGCCTTGAACTGTGAAGAGGCTCCGTTGGATGTTGACATTAAGGGTGGTGGAAGGGTTGTGGTGTTGAACACCAAGAATCTTCCCTTGGTTGGTGATGTTGGACTCGGGGCAGACCTTGTGAGGTTGGATGGAAGAGCCATGTGCTCTCCTGGATTCTCTTGTGATTCTGCTTTGCAGGTTACTTATATTGTCAGGGGTAGTGGCCGGGTTCAGGTTGTTGGAGTTGATGgtcaaagggttttggagacaACCATAAAAGCTGGTAATTTGTTCATTGTGCCAAGGTTTTTTGTGGTCTCAAAGATTGCTGATCCAGAGGGAATGGAGTGGTTCTCTATAATCACCACCCCTAA TCCTATATTTACCCACATGGCTGGAAGTTCTTCTGTGTGGAAGGCTTTATCATCTTCTGTTCTGCAAGCTGCTTTCAATGTAGATTCAGTAGTGGAGCAACTATTCCGTTCAAAGAGGACTTCCGATGCCGTTTTCTTCCCTCCACCAAATTAG